A region from the Pseudomonadota bacterium genome encodes:
- a CDS encoding CDP-archaeol synthase: MTLANSAPVLARHLFGDTWQQPLDAGLVWRDERRVLGRSKTWRGVIAAVVLCALAAPLLGVPWQLGMQCGALAMAGDLVASFIKRRLGLAPGQRAPRLDSVPEALLPALVLRPSLSLSWLQVALVVAGFVLLVRLASPLLYSLRLRSRPW; this comes from the coding sequence TCACGCTTGCCAACAGCGCGCCGGTGCTGGCGCGGCACCTGTTCGGCGACACCTGGCAACAGCCGCTGGACGCGGGCCTCGTGTGGCGCGACGAGCGTCGTGTGCTGGGTCGCTCCAAGACCTGGCGTGGCGTCATCGCCGCCGTCGTGCTGTGCGCGCTGGCCGCGCCGCTGCTCGGTGTGCCGTGGCAACTCGGCATGCAGTGCGGCGCGCTGGCGATGGCCGGCGACCTGGTGGCGAGCTTCATCAAGCGTCGCCTGGGTCTCGCGCCCGGCCAGCGCGCGCCGCGCCTGGACAGCGTGCCCGAGGCCTTGCTGCCGGCGTTGGTATTGCGTCCATCCTTGTCGTTGTCGTGGCTGCAGGTGGCGCTGGTGGTGGCAGGTTTCGTGTTGCTGGTGAGGTTGGCCTCGCCGCTGCTTTACAGTCTGCGCCTGCGCTCGCGACCATGGTGA
- a CDS encoding endonuclease/exonuclease/phosphatase family protein, with amino-acid sequence MSELSVLTYNMHKGFSGDGRRNFVLPRMREALAASAADVVFLQEAQGEHRQHAARLEQWPAASQFEFIADSLWPHHAYGKNALYDHGHHGNAILSCYPLLEWENVDVSPYPFAASRSLLHGRIEIPQAARSVHLVCIHFGFIAAERRPQIHRLCAHIEARIPHHEALIVAGDFNDWWGRAEREFNAALGLREVFRELHGRHARSFPSWAPLFPMDRIYCRGLEARAATRLNGPPWPSLSDHAPLQAWFTL; translated from the coding sequence ATGAGCGAACTCAGCGTCCTCACCTACAACATGCACAAGGGCTTCTCGGGTGACGGCCGACGCAACTTCGTTTTGCCGCGCATGCGTGAAGCGCTGGCCGCCAGCGCGGCGGACGTGGTGTTCCTGCAGGAAGCCCAGGGCGAACACCGCCAACATGCCGCACGCCTCGAGCAGTGGCCGGCCGCCTCGCAGTTCGAATTCATCGCTGACAGCCTGTGGCCGCACCATGCCTATGGCAAGAACGCGCTCTATGACCACGGCCATCACGGCAACGCCATCCTGAGCTGCTACCCGCTGCTCGAATGGGAGAACGTCGACGTCTCGCCCTATCCCTTCGCCGCCAGCCGCAGTCTCTTGCATGGGCGCATCGAAATTCCGCAGGCGGCGCGCAGCGTGCACCTGGTGTGCATCCACTTCGGCTTCATCGCCGCCGAGCGACGCCCGCAGATCCACCGCCTGTGCGCGCACATCGAAGCACGCATTCCGCATCATGAAGCGCTGATCGTGGCCGGTGATTTCAACGACTGGTGGGGCCGCGCCGAGCGCGAGTTCAATGCCGCGCTGGGTTTGCGCGAGGTGTTTCGCGAACTGCATGGTCGCCATGCGCGCAGCTTCCCGTCGTGGGCGCCGCTGTTCCCCATGGATCGCATCTACTGCCGCGGCCTCGAGGCGCGGGCCGCGACGCGTCTGAATGGCCCACCGTGGCCCAGCCTGTCGGACCACGCGCCCCTGCAGGCGTGGTTCACGCTGTGA
- a CDS encoding CDP-alcohol phosphatidyltransferase family protein, whose product MSGATRTRHRRWTAANCLTAFRLLVAAPSMIVLALLGWREAFLWMLALSFATDAADGTVARLTGGTTRFGARLDSWADGAAYCAIAISLPLLFPRLVTEQWLAMLAIILSFVLPGIIGYAKFRRFTSYHTLLVKAAVGATALALMWALWGGSAGPLRLAALLAVAAAIEEIAITWLLKAPLSNVGSIVKVWREQRRPRA is encoded by the coding sequence GTGAGCGGCGCGACCCGTACCCGTCATCGACGCTGGACGGCGGCCAACTGCCTGACCGCCTTTCGCCTGCTGGTAGCGGCGCCCTCGATGATCGTGCTGGCGCTGCTCGGCTGGCGCGAGGCTTTCCTGTGGATGCTGGCCTTGTCGTTCGCGACCGATGCGGCCGACGGCACGGTGGCGCGACTGACCGGCGGCACCACGCGTTTCGGCGCACGCCTGGATTCGTGGGCCGACGGCGCCGCCTATTGCGCAATCGCCATCAGCCTGCCGCTGTTGTTCCCGCGCCTGGTGACCGAGCAATGGCTGGCGATGCTCGCCATCATCCTGAGCTTCGTGTTGCCGGGCATCATCGGCTATGCCAAGTTCCGGCGTTTCACCAGCTACCACACGCTGCTGGTCAAGGCTGCGGTCGGCGCCACGGCGCTGGCCTTGATGTGGGCGCTGTGGGGAGGCTCGGCCGGCCCCTTGCGGCTCGCGGCACTGCTGGCGGTGGCCGCGGCCATCGAGGAGATCGCCATCACCTGGCTGTTGAAGGCGCCGCTGTCCAACGTCGGTAGCATCGTCAAGGTGTGGCGCGAACAGCGACGGCCGCGTGCCTGA